One Gossypium hirsutum isolate 1008001.06 chromosome A11, Gossypium_hirsutum_v2.1, whole genome shotgun sequence genomic window carries:
- the LOC107910879 gene encoding uncharacterized protein, translating into MADSDPPFTRANSIYRNNDSNNYALFLGKLLFFAFLLIAIPLFPSQPPDFINQTVLNKFWELLHLMFIGIAVSYGLFGRRYIDNGNLDDSHSHASGMFHVSSIFEDGFDHSMYCSGQGKAGCFNVKNGSFDNPYEENVVQAWSSKYVQGEPTVVLAQPHCGVEKYGELISFRDDKPLGLPVRSLKSRVMSPEFGNGSSDSSGPSAMDSSDSSDKSENGSFTDLTRENLEGQLNKSGALGSPVPWRWRSGRMRQRFDGGGVTRPSHFRPLSVDESQFQSLKSQSLHSASQSHSPSSLSPSHPSSSEPPKSKMIESLKERNPSQSFPLPSPSKRRKPLIASHSRQYSDGSLLGTRSRKCFEDEWEEFRDSKKDDDSSTNQERVSSYPLKFDAKPIAPSKASSRGKSVRTFRGSGITIIGFGDAGEKQGNHTKGCDEIEEVEGYKGGSGPKLGHCNPSVVFNSQNLGGNAYMPNPTYSRNWNQDFAENSESEREDEDFRERSDEVTVSGTTSVAGSDTYEVDRKAGEFIAKFREQIRLQRTTSIDTLKGFNVNFLE; encoded by the coding sequence ATGGCGGATTCAGATCCTCCCTTCACAAGGGCCAACAGCATATACAGAAACAATGATAGTAATAACTACGCGCTCTTTCTGGGTAAGTTGCTGTTTTTTGCTTTCTTACTCATTGCAATCCCATTGTTCCCTTCCCAACCTCCAGATTTCATAAACCAAACAGTACTCAACAAGTTTTGGGAACTTCTTCATCTTATGTTCATTGGCATTGCTGTTTCTTATGGCTTGTTCGGTCGTAGATATATTGATAATGGTAATCTTGATGATTCTCACTCGCATGCTTCTGGAATGTTCCATGTTTCGTCTATATTTGAAGATGGTTTTGATCATTCCATGTACTGTAGTGGACAGGGTAAAGCTGGATGTTTTAATGTTAAAAATGGTAGCTTTGACAACCCTTACGAGGAAAATGTTGTTCAAGCTTGGAGTTCAAAGTATGTCCAAGGGGAACCCACGGTTGTGCTGGCTCAACCACATTGTGGTGTCGAAAAGTATGGTGAATTGATTTCGTTTAGAGATGATAAACCTTTGGGGTTGCCTGTTAGGAGTTTAAAATCCAGGGTTATGAGTCCTGAATTTGGCAATGGATCGAGTGATTCTTCGGGTCCGAGTGCGATGGATTCATCGGATAGTTCCGATAAGAGTGAAAATGGGAGCTTTACTGATTTGACTCGCGAAAATTTGGAGGGGCAGTTGAACAAGAGTGGTGCTTTGGGTTCTCCGGTACCTTGGCGTTGGAGATCAGGAAGGATGAGACAAAGATTTGACGGTGGTGGTGTCACACGCCCTTCTCATTTCAGGCCTCTCTCAGTTGATGAATCTCAATTTCAATCACTCAAATCACAGTCTTTACACTCCGCTTCCCAATCACATTCACCGAGTAGCTTGTCTCCCTCGCATCCCAGTTCTTCAGAACCTCCAAAATCCAAAATGATTGAATCACTGAAGGAAAGGAATCCCAGCCAGTCTTTTCCTCTGCCTTCACCATCAAAACGACGGAAGCCACTAATTGCATCGCATTCTCGGCAGTATAGTGATGGCTCCTTATTGGGAACCCGCTCAAGGAAATGCTTTGAGGATGAATGGGAGGAATTCCGTGACAGCAaaaaggatgatgattcatcaaCCAACCAAGAAAGGGTCTCAAGTTATCCCTTGAAATTTGATGCAAAGCCTATAGCTCCCTCCAAGGCTTCCTCAAGAGGGAAGTCTGTTCGAACTTTTAGAGGTAGTGGCATTACCATAATTGGGTTTGGGGATGCCGGAGAGAAGCAGGGAAATCATACAAAGGGATGTGATGAAATTGAAGAGGTTGAGGGTTACAAAGGTGGAAGTGGCCCAAAATTAGGACATTGTAATCCCTCGGTTGTGTTCAACAGTCAGAATCTTGGAGGTAATGCTTACATGCCAAACCCAACATATTCCAGAAACTGGAACCAAGATTTTGCGGAGAATTCCGAGTCGGAGAGAGAGGATGAAGATTTTCGAGAAAGGTCAGATGAAGTAACCGTGTCTGGAACTACGAGTGTAGCAGGAAGTGATACTTATGAGGTTGATAGGAAGGCTGGTGAGTTTATAGCCAAGTTCAGAGAGCAGATTAGGCTTCAAAGAACAAC